From Echinicola soli, a single genomic window includes:
- a CDS encoding glycoside hydrolase family 43 protein, which translates to MKHYPFDQWFTQVLFLVAITFLFSCNSQKEEKTSTKEPPNEESTYSNPLEVAFGDPYILNDGNGKYYMYGTGGGAEDGFAAYSSDDLVDWKFEGQVYRGNTADSWASKFFWAPEVYKMDGKYYMFFSAQWKVNPTNEEENFMIGVAVADSPTGPFKEMHDRPIFDPGYPIIDANVYEEDGKYYLYYSRACYKHPVESEVADWAREKGWYDEIEESWVYGVELKPDFSGVIGDPVLCLRPPLKMDDAQAEWESRSVTKHEINRRWTEGSVIFKHEDTYYIMYSSNYYAGQNYAVGYATGKSPLGPFTKASNNPVLELNTHKGGEVTGTGHNNIVFLENGEMFCVYHGRTKESGQDRVVFLDKMEIKEDGTLVVHGPTNSPQPMPLKK; encoded by the coding sequence ATGAAGCATTACCCATTTGACCAGTGGTTCACACAGGTTCTTTTCCTTGTGGCTATTACTTTTCTTTTTTCTTGTAATTCCCAAAAAGAAGAAAAAACATCCACTAAGGAACCACCAAATGAAGAAAGTACTTATAGCAATCCACTGGAGGTCGCCTTCGGGGATCCCTATATTCTAAATGATGGCAATGGTAAATATTATATGTATGGAACAGGTGGTGGTGCTGAAGATGGTTTTGCGGCTTATTCTTCGGATGATCTGGTAGACTGGAAATTTGAAGGCCAAGTCTATCGCGGAAACACTGCTGATTCCTGGGCTTCCAAATTTTTTTGGGCACCGGAAGTTTATAAGATGGATGGAAAATACTACATGTTCTTCAGCGCCCAATGGAAAGTGAATCCCACTAATGAAGAGGAGAATTTTATGATCGGTGTGGCGGTAGCAGATAGTCCGACAGGTCCTTTTAAGGAAATGCATGACCGCCCGATCTTTGATCCTGGCTATCCTATCATAGATGCCAATGTGTATGAGGAAGATGGTAAATATTACCTTTATTATTCTAGGGCTTGTTACAAGCATCCTGTGGAAAGCGAAGTGGCCGATTGGGCGAGAGAAAAGGGCTGGTATGATGAAATAGAGGAGAGCTGGGTATATGGGGTGGAGCTGAAGCCTGATTTTTCAGGGGTAATTGGCGATCCGGTTTTATGTTTGAGGCCACCATTAAAAATGGATGATGCACAAGCTGAGTGGGAGAGTCGGTCTGTGACCAAGCATGAGATCAACCGACGGTGGACAGAAGGTTCGGTGATTTTCAAGCATGAAGACACGTATTACATCATGTATTCCAGTAATTACTATGCGGGCCAAAATTATGCAGTGGGCTATGCTACAGGTAAAAGTCCCTTGGGACCATTTACCAAGGCAAGTAATAATCCAGTGCTGGAACTCAATACCCACAAGGGGGGAGAGGTTACCGGAACTGGACATAACAACATCGTCTTTTTGGAAAATGGAGAGATGTTCTGTGTTTACCATGGACGTACCAAGGAATCCGGTCAGGATAGGGTAGTGTTCCTGGACAAGATGGAAATCAAGGAGGATGGAACCTTGGTCGTACATGGCCCCACGAACAGTCCCCAGCCAATGCCTCTTAAAAAATAG
- a CDS encoding SusC/RagA family TonB-linked outer membrane protein, translating to MKIKFLPIMGCILIGNLGWANSLQQEALSYNYQIENTRLTTMKTVSLTSLLKVVEKKYDVSFLYKDEISQEAILGDETLLEGLSFGEALKMINSKNPELEFSRIKADFYTVKLSEPKTGLPLAAGRSPENSTLKTSKSIARNISGTVSTSDGETLPGVSIMIKGTTKGTVTDLDGGFALSVPDGQVTLVVSFVGYKKKEVIVPVGESTVDVVMDNDVQSLDEVVVVAYGEQTKASFTGAAVDVKMDKVQGAPRASFQESLQGNIAGVQSAAASGQPGYAPNIRIRGVGSINASSDPLYVVDGIPVVAGNISQIATSSNTIAGLNPNDIASMTVLKDASATSIYGSRGANGVILITTKQGKSGKTKFDVSMQRGTSQVLLDDRNKPLSTPELAELLVESRVNYGDTQQEAEDYIYSRIDQNINTNWFDVISRDGTYQQYYISASGGNEKTNFYSSIGYYDQEAPIIGIDYEKLNAKVNVRHAATEKLTLDFGLAANTQLMHTNSEAGSANNPVRSMFREVPWEPVYNEDGSYNTDILLTYNPVGLVNENIRETRLYNALGNVGLKYDIMDNFSFETKANLDFNLADEFQYDNPYFGAGRNDGGRGRAYTNIVVNWNVTNLLKYRWVMDDNNSIAFTLGQEAQKISANSVYAYASNYGAPGLTTLANASVFKDASSEKTASSITSFFLSANYSFSDKYYFNVTGRRDGSSRFGSSVRYANFGSVGLGWNIHKEEFFDVGFVDELKLRGSYGINGNQGIGDFESRGLYNTGNDYNGLPGYAYSQQSNPYLTWEKNKPLNIGLDFRILERLSGTVEYYNRMTSDLLLNVPISGTNGITSYMANIGEMQNRGLEFSLSAVNIQRPDGLQWTTDFNLTTNKNEVVKLKDGEDIVDGQYIRREGADFYTFYMPGYAGVDPNNGDALWYTDGSESETTNDYGNADPYEHGNASPKFFAGLNNTFNYKGFGLSFLFYLNYGNKVYDYWGRYVASDGSAQLNDRGNMSRKIYERRWQEPGDMTDVPKVVWGNTQSGSSSQHSTRFLYDGTYLRLRDVTLSYNLPNSLLSKLKISNARIYLRGNNVWTWVKDKNLESDPEVGIAGMTDLRIPTSRQYLLGIDFSF from the coding sequence ATGAAAATAAAGTTTTTACCTATTATGGGGTGCATTTTGATAGGGAATTTAGGATGGGCCAATTCGCTCCAGCAAGAGGCGCTCTCCTATAATTACCAAATCGAAAATACTCGCTTGACGACCATGAAAACGGTCAGTCTGACCAGCCTCCTTAAGGTGGTCGAGAAAAAATATGACGTGTCTTTTCTCTATAAAGATGAGATCAGCCAAGAGGCCATTCTTGGTGACGAGACACTTCTCGAGGGCTTGTCTTTTGGAGAGGCGCTAAAAATGATCAATAGCAAAAATCCTGAATTGGAATTTAGTCGTATAAAAGCGGATTTTTATACTGTTAAGCTTAGCGAACCTAAAACGGGATTGCCACTGGCAGCGGGAAGAAGCCCTGAGAATTCAACGCTCAAAACATCCAAAAGTATCGCTAGAAATATTTCCGGAACTGTCAGTACAAGTGATGGAGAGACATTGCCGGGTGTCAGCATTATGATCAAAGGCACCACCAAAGGTACCGTAACCGATCTGGATGGTGGTTTTGCTCTCAGTGTGCCGGATGGACAGGTGACACTCGTGGTCTCTTTCGTTGGATATAAGAAGAAGGAAGTCATCGTTCCTGTTGGAGAGTCTACCGTGGACGTGGTGATGGATAATGATGTCCAGTCCCTGGATGAAGTGGTAGTCGTCGCCTATGGCGAGCAGACAAAAGCATCCTTTACCGGTGCAGCGGTGGATGTGAAAATGGACAAAGTGCAGGGTGCTCCCCGTGCATCTTTTCAGGAGAGTTTGCAAGGGAATATTGCGGGGGTACAGTCTGCGGCGGCTTCTGGTCAGCCCGGCTATGCACCAAACATTCGCATCAGGGGTGTAGGCTCCATCAATGCCAGCTCAGATCCTTTATACGTAGTGGACGGAATTCCTGTGGTGGCAGGAAATATTTCCCAGATAGCCACAAGTTCTAATACCATAGCAGGATTGAACCCCAATGATATTGCATCAATGACCGTGTTGAAGGACGCCTCTGCCACTTCGATCTATGGGTCCAGAGGAGCAAATGGCGTGATCCTTATTACTACCAAGCAAGGGAAATCGGGAAAGACGAAATTTGACGTCAGCATGCAACGCGGTACCAGCCAAGTGCTGCTGGATGATCGAAACAAACCACTGTCCACCCCGGAACTGGCAGAATTGCTGGTCGAATCCAGGGTAAATTATGGAGATACACAGCAAGAGGCCGAGGACTATATTTATAGCCGGATCGATCAAAATATCAACACCAATTGGTTTGATGTCATTTCCCGGGACGGAACCTACCAACAATATTACATCAGTGCTTCAGGAGGAAATGAGAAGACCAATTTTTATTCTTCCATAGGCTATTATGATCAGGAAGCGCCCATCATTGGCATTGACTATGAAAAGCTCAACGCAAAAGTGAATGTGCGCCATGCGGCCACCGAAAAGCTGACCCTGGATTTTGGATTGGCGGCCAATACACAGCTGATGCATACCAATAGTGAAGCAGGAAGTGCCAATAATCCGGTGAGAAGTATGTTCAGGGAAGTGCCCTGGGAGCCAGTTTATAATGAAGATGGTAGTTATAATACCGACATACTCTTGACCTACAACCCCGTAGGGCTGGTCAATGAAAATATCAGAGAAACCAGGCTGTACAATGCCCTGGGGAATGTGGGACTGAAGTATGATATCATGGATAACTTTTCCTTCGAAACCAAAGCCAACCTGGACTTTAACCTAGCTGACGAATTTCAGTATGATAATCCTTACTTTGGTGCGGGAAGGAATGACGGTGGCCGTGGTCGTGCCTATACCAATATCGTGGTCAATTGGAATGTTACCAACCTCCTGAAATATCGCTGGGTGATGGATGATAATAACAGTATTGCCTTTACACTGGGCCAGGAAGCGCAGAAAATATCCGCCAATTCGGTGTATGCTTACGCCAGTAATTACGGTGCTCCTGGCTTGACCACATTAGCGAATGCCTCTGTTTTTAAAGATGCTTCTTCGGAAAAAACAGCCTCTTCCATCACCTCATTTTTCCTAAGTGCGAATTATTCGTTTTCTGACAAGTATTACTTTAATGTAACAGGAAGAAGGGATGGATCTTCGCGGTTCGGTTCATCTGTCCGCTATGCCAACTTCGGTTCCGTGGGCTTAGGCTGGAATATTCATAAAGAGGAGTTCTTCGATGTGGGCTTCGTGGATGAGTTGAAGCTTCGGGGAAGTTATGGTATCAATGGTAACCAAGGGATAGGGGATTTTGAATCCCGGGGATTGTATAACACCGGGAATGATTATAATGGCCTGCCAGGATATGCCTACTCCCAACAGTCCAACCCGTACCTGACCTGGGAGAAAAACAAGCCTTTGAACATCGGTTTGGATTTCAGGATTTTGGAAAGGTTAAGTGGTACGGTTGAATATTACAATAGAATGACTTCAGACTTGCTGCTGAATGTGCCCATTTCCGGAACAAACGGTATCACCAGTTACATGGCAAATATCGGAGAAATGCAAAATAGAGGCCTGGAATTTAGCCTGAGTGCTGTGAATATCCAACGTCCCGATGGACTCCAATGGACCACTGATTTCAACTTGACCACAAACAAAAATGAAGTGGTAAAACTAAAGGATGGAGAGGACATTGTCGATGGGCAATACATCCGTCGTGAAGGGGCAGATTTCTATACGTTCTACATGCCCGGTTATGCTGGCGTAGATCCCAATAATGGCGATGCGCTCTGGTACACCGATGGCTCCGAAAGCGAAACTACCAATGATTATGGAAATGCCGATCCATACGAGCATGGAAATGCTTCACCGAAGTTCTTTGCCGGCTTGAACAATACCTTTAATTACAAAGGATTCGGACTGTCTTTTCTCTTTTACCTGAATTATGGCAACAAGGTCTATGATTACTGGGGCAGGTATGTAGCCAGTGATGGAAGTGCCCAGCTCAATGATCGTGGAAACATGAGCAGAAAGATCTATGAGCGCAGGTGGCAGGAACCGGGAGATATGACAGATGTACCTAAGGTAGTATGGGGAAATACCCAGTCGGGAAGCTCAAGCCAGCATTCCACTCGCTTTCTGTATGATGGCACCTATCTCCGTCTCAGGGATGTGACCCTTTCTTATAACCTCCCCAATTCTTTGCTGAGCAAATTAAAAATCAGCAATGCTAGGATCTACCTGAGAGGCAATAATGTATGGACTTGGGTAAAGGACAAGAATCTGGAGTCTGATCCAGAGGTAGGTATTGCCGGGATGACAGACCTTAGAATCCCTACATCCAGGCAGTATTTATTGGGTATTGACTTTTCATTCTAA
- a CDS encoding N-acyl-D-amino-acid deacylase family protein, translating to MENRKGSRRWVLPLFFWLMASCKPMVEVDVLITGGMVFDGSDSPAERMEVGITDDRISYVGAPGEHEISSHQTIDIAGLYLAPGFIDPHTHVERELSNPEQKANLRYLRQGVTTVFAGNDGSSSMPIKRKLDEWERDGIGTNAALLVGHGSVRRVVMGMEAKEANPKELKEMEEVVNKSMEEGAFGISTGLFYAPGSFANMEEVIALSKVVAKHNGIYDTHMRDEGSYNIGLMNAVRETIDIGEKSGVGVHISHIKCLGTDVWDKSHEVIRLIENARQQGLQVTANQYPYLASRTSLKAALVPRWAEDGGYEKMVERFDNPALQDTLVAGITENLRKRGGPESLIFSDAVEETMNGKSLGEMSKKLKMTLPQATMEILRKDGGIKVISFNMKESDLERFMQQPWVMTGSDGGAGHPRQFGTFSRKMHKYVEEDKVIDLSFMVHSSSGLTAETFGVKERGYVKEGYFADLIAFDPEKVKDKATFEHPYKEAQGMDFVWVNGVLVIDDGKYTGKLAGKALRK from the coding sequence ATGGAGAATAGGAAGGGAAGTAGACGCTGGGTCCTGCCGCTGTTTTTTTGGCTGATGGCTTCATGCAAACCAATGGTGGAGGTGGACGTGTTGATTACCGGTGGGATGGTATTTGACGGGAGCGATTCTCCGGCAGAACGCATGGAAGTGGGGATTACAGATGACCGAATCAGTTATGTTGGAGCTCCCGGGGAGCATGAAATTTCCAGTCATCAGACAATTGATATTGCAGGATTATACCTGGCACCGGGATTTATCGATCCGCATACCCATGTGGAGCGAGAGCTGTCAAATCCTGAGCAAAAAGCTAACCTACGCTATCTCAGACAGGGAGTGACTACGGTCTTTGCAGGCAATGATGGCAGTAGCTCAATGCCCATCAAGCGAAAACTGGACGAGTGGGAAAGAGATGGTATCGGTACTAATGCAGCCCTGCTCGTCGGCCATGGATCGGTAAGAAGGGTGGTCATGGGAATGGAGGCCAAAGAAGCCAACCCAAAAGAGCTTAAGGAAATGGAAGAAGTGGTCAATAAGTCCATGGAAGAGGGCGCATTTGGAATTTCTACAGGTCTTTTTTATGCTCCGGGAAGTTTTGCAAATATGGAGGAGGTAATTGCTCTGTCCAAAGTCGTGGCCAAGCATAATGGGATTTATGATACCCATATGCGAGATGAAGGATCTTACAATATCGGCCTGATGAATGCTGTCAGGGAAACCATTGACATTGGAGAAAAGTCAGGAGTAGGTGTGCACATTTCCCATATCAAATGTCTTGGTACGGATGTGTGGGATAAGAGCCATGAGGTAATCAGGCTGATAGAGAACGCAAGGCAGCAAGGCCTTCAGGTGACGGCAAACCAATATCCCTACTTGGCCTCGAGGACTTCACTAAAGGCCGCTTTGGTGCCCAGATGGGCAGAGGATGGAGGGTATGAAAAAATGGTGGAGCGGTTTGATAACCCAGCTTTGCAGGACACTTTGGTGGCTGGTATTACCGAGAATCTCCGCAAAAGGGGCGGCCCCGAATCGCTGATATTTTCCGATGCCGTGGAGGAAACCATGAATGGAAAGAGCTTAGGTGAAATGTCCAAGAAGCTGAAAATGACCTTGCCACAGGCCACTATGGAAATCCTCAGAAAAGATGGAGGCATCAAAGTGATTTCCTTTAATATGAAAGAGAGCGATTTGGAGCGATTCATGCAGCAGCCCTGGGTGATGACAGGTTCTGATGGTGGTGCGGGACACCCGAGGCAATTTGGTACCTTTTCCCGTAAAATGCACAAGTATGTGGAGGAAGATAAGGTCATCGACCTGTCCTTTATGGTCCATAGCTCCTCAGGGCTTACGGCTGAGACTTTTGGTGTGAAGGAAAGAGGATATGTAAAAGAAGGATACTTCGCTGATTTGATTGCCTTTGACCCGGAGAAGGTGAAGGATAAGGCCACATTTGAGCATCCTTACAAGGAAGCACAAGGAATGGACTTCGTTTGGGTTAATGGGGTGTTGGTGATCGATGATGGAAAATACACGGGGAAATTGGCAGGTAAGGCGTTGAGAAAGTGA
- a CDS encoding glutamate racemase: MLYRKIGICIWAIPFLISCGQGKVEKNESVEVLDNLPIEKAILEQRESFYYVDFGQYPEMDKGLPIGVFDSGTGGLTVLDAIVQYDGHQNNNKATGADGEPDFDKETFIYLADQANMPYGNYSSEGKTDLLVEHIIKDTQFLLSDKYYKEAKAKNYSQDKSPVKTLVIACNTATAYGKELIDQFIEKAGINVHVIGVIDAGARGVLQVFDQSGNGSIGVMATVGTVASKGYENTIVRIKEEQGYTGKIRIYNQGGHGIAEAVDEEPDFINRDASKPRDSYRGPSLDNPEFKIDRSLLDIYNFDFDHSKMLCDARDTDDCTVLQLNDTENYVRYHLVSLMEKIRKDPEALPLKAIVLGCTHYPYLTSDIEMVLGELYDYEKNGEFIYRDFMSEDIAIIDPAVKVAEELYAYLQENDLFNPTGDMYKSRFFISVPNTDNPKVTTDENGRFPYEYKYGRSAGEIQEYVKVVPFAPSNIPKETIDRLSGAIPATFQLIPGLNSKEKVLSHHGE, from the coding sequence ATGTTATACCGGAAAATAGGAATCTGCATATGGGCCATTCCTTTTTTGATCAGTTGTGGCCAAGGAAAAGTGGAGAAAAATGAATCGGTGGAGGTTCTCGATAACCTGCCGATCGAAAAAGCCATTTTGGAGCAGCGAGAGAGTTTTTATTATGTGGACTTTGGGCAATATCCAGAAATGGACAAAGGACTGCCCATTGGAGTTTTCGATTCGGGTACGGGAGGACTTACGGTATTGGATGCGATCGTACAGTATGATGGGCATCAGAATAATAATAAGGCCACCGGGGCTGATGGGGAGCCGGATTTTGATAAGGAAACGTTTATCTATTTGGCCGATCAGGCCAATATGCCCTATGGCAATTATTCAAGTGAGGGAAAAACCGATTTATTGGTGGAGCATATTATCAAGGACACCCAGTTTTTGCTTTCCGATAAGTACTATAAAGAGGCCAAGGCCAAAAACTATAGCCAAGACAAATCCCCGGTCAAAACCCTTGTGATCGCCTGCAATACTGCTACAGCCTATGGAAAGGAACTGATCGATCAGTTTATCGAAAAGGCGGGCATAAATGTGCATGTGATTGGTGTGATCGATGCAGGTGCCAGGGGAGTCCTGCAGGTTTTTGACCAATCAGGGAATGGATCTATTGGTGTGATGGCGACAGTGGGTACGGTAGCTTCGAAGGGCTATGAAAATACCATTGTAAGAATCAAAGAGGAGCAAGGATATACTGGGAAAATCCGTATTTACAATCAAGGTGGGCATGGTATAGCAGAAGCGGTGGATGAAGAGCCGGATTTCATTAACCGTGATGCCAGCAAGCCAAGAGATAGCTATCGGGGCCCTTCACTGGACAATCCGGAGTTTAAAATTGACAGGTCCTTACTGGATATCTATAATTTTGATTTTGACCATTCTAAGATGCTTTGTGATGCCAGAGACACGGATGATTGTACTGTGCTGCAGTTGAACGATACTGAAAACTATGTGCGATACCACCTGGTTTCTTTAATGGAAAAGATCAGAAAGGATCCAGAAGCCTTGCCACTGAAGGCCATTGTATTGGGCTGCACCCATTATCCTTACTTGACCTCAGACATCGAGATGGTTTTGGGAGAACTTTATGATTATGAAAAGAACGGGGAGTTTATCTACCGGGATTTTATGAGTGAGGATATCGCCATTATTGATCCAGCGGTAAAAGTAGCGGAGGAACTGTATGCTTATCTGCAAGAAAATGACCTTTTCAATCCTACAGGCGATATGTACAAAAGCCGGTTTTTCATCAGTGTTCCCAATACTGATAATCCTAAAGTGACCACAGACGAAAACGGTCGCTTCCCATATGAGTATAAGTATGGAAGGAGTGCCGGGGAAATCCAGGAATATGTGAAAGTGGTGCCTTTTGCCCCGTCCAACATTCCGAAGGAGACCATTGATCGGCTTTCAGGTGCGATCCCAGCGACTTTTCAGTTGATACCAGGGTTAAATTCGAAAGAGAAAGTACTGAGTCACCATGGAGAATAG
- a CDS encoding serine hydrolase domain-containing protein, protein MNKKYMILVIVGLLSVTLACQRSKVVFQEGNPKAEQLDSLFHYLYAEGLYNGAVAVVDEGELIFKKAYGLANLEDSSAFGTGTAMEVASVSKQFTASAIMHLAQEHKLSITDDIRAYLPAGFPYEGISIKHLLSHTAGVPDYTTYFIDHWPKNQLANNKDIVAYFIKHQPPVKFAPGTDYDYSNTGYVLLAEIVENASGMPLDDYLEEQLFKPFAFQNAGFYQRSEIYDLKNYAPSFRWSTDSCRYIRPEHLPGKAYYFFLSDRLGPGRLSVNVEDLLRWDRLLYTNDFLSQGSKESMFTPVEYEGVDTDYGFGWHNYEDDKVGAVSYHTGSWAGNLSYIKRFREVKSTIILLNNTNSPYMKEIRNAVDAIVTAREMTPIYPSLKDRFSKLSCQQGFEGGSWLEGLNLDEYSFTAEEIEEIKDTINH, encoded by the coding sequence ATGAATAAAAAATACATGATCCTGGTCATAGTGGGATTACTCTCAGTCACACTGGCATGCCAAAGGAGTAAGGTGGTTTTTCAAGAGGGCAATCCCAAGGCTGAACAGTTGGACAGTCTATTCCACTATTTATATGCTGAAGGCCTGTATAATGGTGCCGTGGCGGTAGTGGATGAAGGGGAGTTGATCTTCAAGAAGGCGTATGGGCTGGCCAATTTGGAGGACAGCAGTGCTTTCGGAACCGGTACCGCCATGGAAGTGGCCTCCGTGTCCAAACAGTTTACCGCGTCCGCAATCATGCACCTTGCCCAAGAGCACAAACTATCCATAACGGATGATATCCGGGCTTACCTGCCAGCGGGGTTTCCCTATGAGGGCATTTCCATCAAGCATCTCTTGAGCCATACAGCTGGAGTGCCTGATTATACCACCTATTTCATTGATCATTGGCCCAAAAATCAGTTGGCAAACAACAAGGACATCGTTGCTTATTTCATAAAACATCAGCCTCCTGTGAAATTTGCTCCGGGAACAGACTATGATTATAGTAACACTGGCTACGTACTGCTGGCAGAAATCGTCGAAAACGCATCAGGCATGCCCTTGGATGATTACCTTGAAGAGCAGCTTTTTAAGCCTTTTGCATTTCAGAATGCTGGGTTTTACCAGCGGTCCGAAATCTATGATTTGAAAAACTACGCCCCTTCTTTCAGGTGGTCTACGGATTCTTGCCGATATATCCGGCCTGAGCATTTGCCGGGCAAAGCCTATTACTTTTTCCTTAGTGATCGATTGGGGCCAGGGAGGCTTTCAGTTAATGTAGAGGATCTTTTACGATGGGACCGGTTGCTCTATACGAATGATTTTCTTTCGCAGGGAAGTAAGGAATCCATGTTTACGCCAGTGGAATATGAAGGGGTGGACACCGATTATGGTTTTGGTTGGCATAATTATGAAGATGACAAAGTAGGAGCGGTGAGCTACCATACCGGGAGCTGGGCAGGTAATCTGAGCTATATTAAACGGTTTAGGGAGGTGAAAAGTACTATAATCCTCCTGAACAATACCAATAGCCCTTATATGAAAGAAATCAGAAACGCCGTAGATGCAATCGTCACTGCGCGTGAAATGACGCCTATTTATCCGTCATTAAAAGACCGGTTTTCCAAACTTTCCTGTCAGCAAGGATTTGAGGGAGGAAGTTGGCTCGAAGGGCTTAATTTGGATGAGTATAGCTTTACGGCGGAAGAAATAGAGGAAATTAAAGACACCATTAACCATTAA
- a CDS encoding RagB/SusD family nutrient uptake outer membrane protein, whose product MKKLHLYIIAGTMMTGSLSSCSESFLEIDPEQSVSTNNAVTDVNTLQTAMNGVYSKLQDDGYYGRSVYIIPELMADNLYLSLRNTGRYLDYHNFIVREQDSYAEDLWNTSYEVVINATRAIQGGEALEVTGDQQSTANQLIGEAYALRALGHFDLTRFFAQPYNFTADASHLGVPVIASIGDDPISPARNSVKEDFDLIIADLDKSISLMSRGSANGTFSVNAAKTLLSRVYLYTAQYDLAAQNATEVIESGDYELLSADNYSSIWAPDYNSEIIFEIVNTLADNAGTNGLGHFFAEEGYADALVTEELFGLYEDSDARKTAIVRKPKNGAEDDALFVMKFPQGALQDDNVKILRLAELYLIRAEAYAKTNQPALALQDLNTIRQTRDPEAAPVAASGEELLISILEERRKELAFEGHRLFDLNRNKMDVNIDQGEEVIAASYPNDRFILPIPLSELNANPNIVPQNDGY is encoded by the coding sequence ATGAAAAAATTACACTTATATATCATAGCCGGGACAATGATGACGGGAAGTTTGTCTTCCTGTAGCGAGTCCTTTCTTGAGATTGATCCAGAGCAAAGCGTGTCTACCAATAATGCAGTGACCGATGTGAATACCCTTCAGACAGCGATGAACGGAGTATATAGCAAGCTTCAGGATGATGGATATTATGGTCGCTCGGTGTACATTATTCCAGAACTGATGGCCGATAACCTCTACCTAAGCCTTAGGAACACTGGGAGGTATTTGGATTATCATAACTTTATCGTTCGTGAGCAGGATTCCTATGCAGAAGATCTCTGGAATACTTCCTATGAAGTAGTGATCAATGCCACCCGTGCCATCCAGGGCGGTGAGGCCTTGGAGGTTACCGGTGATCAGCAGAGCACCGCTAACCAATTGATCGGAGAGGCTTATGCTTTGCGGGCCTTGGGGCATTTTGACTTGACACGGTTCTTTGCCCAGCCGTATAATTTTACTGCTGATGCCAGCCATCTTGGTGTGCCGGTAATCGCCAGCATCGGGGATGATCCTATTTCTCCGGCCAGGAATAGTGTAAAAGAGGATTTTGACTTGATCATTGCGGATTTGGACAAATCCATCAGCCTAATGAGCAGAGGTAGCGCAAATGGAACATTTTCTGTCAATGCTGCCAAGACTTTGCTTTCTAGAGTGTATCTTTATACAGCGCAATATGACCTGGCCGCCCAAAATGCCACCGAGGTGATCGAAAGTGGTGATTACGAGTTGTTGTCAGCAGATAATTACAGCTCCATATGGGCACCGGACTATAACTCGGAAATCATCTTCGAAATTGTCAACACCTTAGCAGATAATGCAGGAACCAACGGATTGGGACATTTCTTTGCTGAGGAAGGGTATGCTGATGCGTTGGTCACAGAAGAGCTGTTTGGGCTGTATGAAGATTCGGATGCACGAAAAACAGCCATTGTCAGAAAACCTAAAAATGGGGCTGAAGATGATGCCTTGTTTGTGATGAAATTCCCCCAAGGGGCCTTACAGGATGACAATGTGAAGATCCTTCGGTTGGCAGAATTATACTTGATCAGGGCAGAGGCTTATGCCAAAACCAATCAGCCAGCACTCGCGCTTCAAGACCTGAATACCATCCGGCAGACCAGGGACCCCGAAGCTGCACCAGTAGCGGCCAGTGGCGAGGAACTGCTCATTAGTATTCTGGAAGAACGCAGAAAGGAACTGGCTTTTGAAGGTCATCGCTTGTTTGACCTTAACCGTAATAAGATGGACGTTAATATCGATCAAGGGGAAGAGGTGATCGCAGCTTCCTATCCGAATGATCGGTTTATCCTGCCCATTCCATTGTCAGAGCTGAATGCAAACCCGAATATAGTGCCCCAAAATGACGGTTATTAA